The Triticum aestivum cultivar Chinese Spring chromosome 7B, IWGSC CS RefSeq v2.1, whole genome shotgun sequence genome window below encodes:
- the LOC123161784 gene encoding uncharacterized protein yields MAQELSKKNLELVLMQAMMAAKNVRTQRDRLLELHRRLERHQAEAAPADAEAKLGQIASDVFTVYYLGLDPGSKMLWVCLDTAVKNRAVSTVNIALARMPDEQLYDALLAQKLPARPTTQAQAIARVESAILALKMLEEHHLPRCVECLVGGQAPIPGKRRDPVAAATESLAKADLSDATAKPRHVASAADVDKALDYLCRANRITALAIKHIDLAVAVLSRFLGPKELARLAELTDRAAYLGVEISQPTGTTSPDPWRLSTWD; encoded by the exons ATGGCGCAGGAGTTGAGCAAGAAGAACCTGGAGCTGGTCCTAATGCAGGCCATGATGGCCGCCAAGAACGTGCGCACGCAGCGCGACCGCCTCCTGGAGCTCCACCGCCGCCTGGAGCGCCACCAGGCCGAGGCCGCCCCCGCCGACGCCGAGGCCAAGCTCGGGCAGATCGCCTCGGACGTCTTCACGGTCTACTACCTCGGACTAGATCCCGGCTCCAAGATGCTCTGGGTCTGCCTCGACACCGCCGTCAAGAACCGCGCCGTCTCCACCGTCAACATCGCCTTGGCGCGCATGCCCGACGAGCAGCTCTACGACGCGCTCCTCGCGCAGAAGCTCCCCGCCCGCCCCACCACCCAGGCCCAGGCCATCGCCCGCGTCGAGTCCGCCATCCTGGCCCTCAAGATGCTCGAGGAGCACCACCTCCCGCGCTGCGTCGAGTGCCTCGTCGGCGGCCAGGCCCCCATCCCCGGCAAGCGCCGCGAcccggtcgccgccgccaccgagagcCTCGCCAAGGCCGATCTGTCCGACGCCACCGCCAAGCCCCGTCACGTAGCCAGCGCCGCCGACGTGGACAAGGCGCTCGACTACCTGTGCCGCGCAAACAGGATCACGGCCCTCGCCATCAAGCAcatcgacctcgccgtcgccgtcctcTCCCGCTTCCTCGGCCCCAAGGAGCTCGCCCGCCTCGCCGAGTTGACCGACCGTGCCGCCTACCTAGGAGTTGAG ATTAGCCAGCCCACTGGCACTACTTCACCTGATCCATGGAGGCTGTCGACATGGGACTGA